The following coding sequences lie in one Capnocytophaga stomatis genomic window:
- a CDS encoding HmuY family protein: MKRIFITAILVATGVLVSCKKDEIKKDDEKPSLVAKEIKSLDATTSKDWVYFSFEKGTVVQVSNPKESADWDIAFSEFYIKTNGGESGKGKAEVALVESKEFDAVKEAPTQGYVKDIEGDMMYGYPPVTKKGTFSALISGGFDSKTGYVSLSPKNIGTWPSVYAPTKNVYVVKTADGKFVKIQITDFYNDKAKAGYLTFRYVTSQDGKF; the protein is encoded by the coding sequence ATGAAAAGAATTTTTATTACAGCTATTTTGGTAGCGACAGGAGTGCTCGTATCTTGCAAAAAAGATGAAATCAAAAAAGATGACGAAAAACCAAGTTTGGTAGCTAAGGAAATAAAAAGCTTGGATGCTACCACTTCAAAGGATTGGGTTTATTTCTCTTTTGAAAAAGGAACGGTTGTTCAGGTTTCAAATCCGAAGGAAAGTGCCGATTGGGATATTGCTTTTTCTGAATTTTATATAAAAACCAACGGAGGTGAGTCAGGAAAGGGAAAAGCTGAAGTTGCTTTGGTTGAAAGTAAAGAATTTGATGCCGTAAAGGAGGCACCTACGCAAGGATACGTAAAAGACATAGAAGGAGATATGATGTACGGTTATCCTCCGGTCACTAAAAAAGGAACATTTTCTGCTTTAATATCAGGTGGATTTGACTCGAAAACAGGATATGTAAGCCTTTCTCCTAAAAATATAGGAACTTGGCCAAGTGTGTACGCTCCTACTAAAAATGTGTACGTGGTCAAAACCGCTGATGGAAAATTCGTGAAAATTCAAATTACTGATTTTTATAACGATAAAGCAAAAGCAGGTTACTTGACATTCAGATACGTAACAAGCCAAGACGGGAAATTCTAA
- a CDS encoding polyprenyl synthetase family protein: MKVISQIKEPIRQEMELFEQKFRDSMSSRVALLNRITYYIVNRKGKQMRPMFVFLVAKMVSGGRVEERTYRGASVIELIHTATLVHDDVVDDSNKRRGFFSINALWKNKIAVLVGDYLLSKGLLLSIDNSDFDLLRIISVAVREMSEGELLQIEKARRLDIVESVYYEIIRQKTATLIAACCAMGACSVIPDDKETIEKMRLFGEYIGMAFQIKDDLFDYTEESIGKPTGIDIKEQKMTLPLIYTLNNCAEKERKWIINSIKNHNKDKKRVKEIINFVKQKNGLIYAEDKMREFQQKALEILSDFPDSEYKTALTLMVNYVIDRKI, encoded by the coding sequence ATGAAAGTTATCTCACAAATAAAAGAACCTATCCGCCAAGAAATGGAGCTTTTCGAGCAGAAGTTCCGTGATTCAATGTCTTCAAGAGTGGCTTTACTCAACAGGATTACGTATTACATCGTTAATAGAAAAGGCAAGCAAATGCGTCCGATGTTTGTGTTTCTGGTGGCAAAAATGGTTTCTGGCGGTAGGGTGGAGGAGCGTACATATCGTGGGGCGTCTGTAATTGAGCTGATTCATACGGCAACTTTAGTTCACGATGATGTGGTAGATGACAGCAACAAGCGTCGCGGATTTTTCTCTATAAATGCTCTTTGGAAGAACAAAATAGCCGTTTTGGTGGGTGATTATCTGCTTTCCAAAGGATTGCTACTTTCTATTGATAATTCGGATTTTGATTTGTTGAGAATTATTTCGGTTGCGGTTCGCGAAATGAGTGAGGGAGAGCTTCTGCAAATTGAAAAAGCTCGCAGATTGGATATTGTTGAGTCGGTTTATTACGAAATTATTCGCCAGAAAACAGCCACTTTAATTGCTGCTTGTTGTGCTATGGGAGCTTGTTCTGTAATTCCTGATGATAAGGAAACCATTGAAAAGATGCGTCTTTTTGGGGAATATATCGGGATGGCTTTTCAAATAAAGGATGATTTGTTCGATTATACGGAAGAAAGCATCGGAAAACCAACCGGAATTGATATTAAGGAACAAAAAATGACTCTTCCGCTGATTTATACGCTGAACAATTGTGCAGAAAAAGAGAGAAAATGGATTATTAATTCCATCAAAAACCACAATAAAGACAAAAAACGAGTAAAGGAAATCATCAATTTCGTAAAACAAAAGAATGGGCTTATTTATGCCGAAGATAAAATGCGTGAATTTCAACAAAAAGCCTTAGAAATTCTTTCCGATTTTCCTGATTCAGAATATAAAACAGCATTAACCTTGATGGTAAATTATGTTATTGACCGAAAAATCTGA
- a CDS encoding outer membrane beta-barrel protein, with translation MKKIIQLLFFLISGNVFSQNSYIISGRVIDEYNEAVPYAIVSALSYDKSVVISQTSTDSEGNFTLKGNAETIKLIVFATGFETYEEKTPLKWDKNISLSVIKLKPLITELSGVVVSADRKKPAIKLEEGKIIFSPKESSITSGGNALEALRKTPGVLIDNSYAISILGKKGAMVFINGKSTYMQSEDLANFLKSVSVSQIKNIEVMLNPSAQYDAEGGAGIINIVLFKHNIEGTYISAGSGVSYWNHLRNATDVSLQHNTEKLNINASYSHHFGYINYDYGSERKLDDKWYISSSADTDRRSSVSGNFGLDYSLNDKNTIGFSLSSNSIFGKGSIDTQNDIFDHNFTYEKTLYGESNYFKQRNARYALSTFYAFQPSENEKYNIDVDYVFFDGLSGVNQPNWHKDLRGNRIADDVFMADSDRKIHIFASAFHQKFPLWKGNWSSGIKFSQVYSNNISDFFTVLPSGNLLNVNRSNTFDYKERLLAGYLQYAIRINEKLSAEVGIRSEYTFSVGKLFPRQGSNQKYQENKRNYINFFPSASLTYQKDEKIAYSLNYSSRIARPAYQDLSPFILALDGLSDWVGNPFLEPQKIHKISGSGTWGNTTAILSYIYTNDFSGQITEKQPNERVIMIPRNIGYQNHFSASILQEIRWASWYKMNINPSLFYVRNSFQIENYASFSPSKWTFSCNSQHQFQLPWKLTGEINADYTTKQIANTNEISKPSGGIDIGLQRSFWENQLSVAFSFTDIFHTRRWDSESHLPNLDNYIWGYAESRQVKFYVTYKIGKQSQKTSHKSDLEEADRL, from the coding sequence ATGAAAAAAATCATCCAACTTTTGTTCTTTTTAATTTCAGGCAACGTTTTTTCACAAAATTCTTACATTATTTCAGGGCGTGTGATTGATGAATACAACGAAGCAGTACCTTATGCAATTGTTTCGGCGTTATCGTATGACAAATCTGTGGTGATTTCACAAACAAGCACCGATTCGGAGGGAAATTTCACCCTGAAAGGAAATGCTGAAACCATAAAATTAATAGTTTTTGCCACCGGATTTGAAACCTACGAGGAAAAAACACCTCTAAAATGGGATAAAAACATCTCGCTGAGCGTCATAAAGCTAAAACCTTTGATTACTGAATTAAGTGGCGTGGTTGTGTCGGCAGACAGAAAGAAACCTGCCATTAAGTTGGAGGAAGGCAAAATCATTTTTTCGCCCAAAGAAAGCAGTATAACCTCAGGAGGAAACGCTCTTGAAGCCTTGCGAAAAACACCCGGCGTATTGATAGACAATTCTTACGCAATTTCAATTCTCGGGAAGAAAGGGGCAATGGTTTTTATCAATGGGAAATCTACATATATGCAATCAGAGGACTTGGCAAACTTCCTTAAATCCGTTTCGGTATCACAAATTAAAAACATTGAGGTTATGCTAAATCCGTCCGCACAATATGACGCCGAAGGAGGAGCCGGAATAATCAACATCGTGCTTTTCAAACACAACATTGAAGGTACGTACATTTCCGCAGGTAGTGGCGTGTCCTACTGGAATCATCTGCGAAATGCGACGGACGTTTCTCTGCAACACAATACCGAGAAACTAAACATAAACGCCTCATATAGTCATCATTTTGGCTACATAAATTATGATTACGGCTCGGAAAGAAAGTTAGATGATAAGTGGTACATCAGTTCGTCGGCAGATACAGACCGACGCAGTTCCGTTTCAGGTAATTTCGGGCTGGATTACTCACTAAATGACAAAAATACAATCGGATTTAGCCTTTCTTCAAACTCCATCTTCGGTAAAGGAAGTATCGACACGCAAAATGACATCTTTGACCATAATTTTACATATGAAAAAACCCTTTACGGAGAAAGCAATTACTTCAAACAAAGAAATGCACGTTATGCGTTGAGTACTTTTTACGCCTTTCAACCTTCCGAGAATGAAAAATATAACATTGATGTGGATTATGTATTTTTCGACGGCTTATCAGGAGTAAACCAACCCAATTGGCATAAAGATTTGAGAGGAAATCGCATCGCAGATGACGTGTTTATGGCTGACAGCGACCGAAAAATACACATTTTTGCTTCCGCCTTTCATCAAAAGTTCCCATTGTGGAAAGGAAATTGGTCGTCAGGAATTAAATTCTCGCAAGTTTATTCCAACAATATATCCGATTTTTTCACCGTATTACCATCGGGCAACCTGCTGAATGTAAATCGTTCCAATACTTTCGATTATAAAGAACGTTTACTTGCCGGATATTTGCAATACGCTATCCGGATAAACGAAAAGCTTTCCGCAGAAGTAGGAATCCGTAGCGAATATACTTTTTCTGTCGGGAAATTATTCCCACGTCAAGGAAGCAATCAAAAATATCAAGAAAACAAACGAAATTACATTAACTTCTTCCCTTCCGCGAGCCTCACGTATCAAAAAGATGAAAAAATAGCATACAGTTTGAATTACAGCAGCCGAATTGCCCGTCCTGCATATCAGGATTTGAGTCCCTTTATTTTGGCTCTCGACGGATTGTCCGACTGGGTGGGAAATCCGTTTTTGGAACCCCAAAAAATACACAAAATTAGTGGTTCTGGAACTTGGGGGAACACTACCGCGATACTTTCTTACATCTATACAAATGATTTCAGCGGACAAATTACCGAGAAACAGCCCAACGAACGTGTGATAATGATTCCGCGTAACATCGGATATCAAAATCATTTCTCGGCAAGCATTCTGCAAGAAATCCGATGGGCTTCGTGGTACAAAATGAACATAAATCCTTCTTTATTCTATGTCCGAAATTCATTTCAGATAGAAAATTATGCTTCTTTCAGTCCCAGCAAATGGACTTTCTCCTGCAACTCACAACATCAGTTTCAACTTCCTTGGAAACTTACCGGCGAAATCAATGCCGACTATACCACAAAACAAATCGCCAATACCAACGAAATTTCCAAACCTTCGGGAGGTATTGACATCGGGTTGCAACGCAGTTTTTGGGAGAATCAACTTAGTGTAGCCTTTTCTTTTACTGACATTTTCCATACGCGTCGTTGGGATTCGGAAAGTCACTTGCCCAATTTGGATAATTACATCTGGGGATATGCCGAATCACGTCAAGTTAAGTTCTATGTAACTTACAAAATCGGAAAACAAAGTCAAAAAACCTCCCATAAAAGTGATTTGGAGGAAGCTGACAGGCTATAA
- the tsaB gene encoding tRNA (adenosine(37)-N6)-threonylcarbamoyltransferase complex dimerization subunit type 1 TsaB → MTKILCIETSGINCSVAISEGSSLLAEKAENKGKFTHAESLHVFINEVLNLAKISINELDAIAVSGGPGSYTGLRIGVSTAKGLCFALGRPLIAVPTLQTLASQIADNHLIIPMLDARRMEVYSAVFDKNFNEIEKTEAKILDEDSYANWLSKGKVIFLGDGAEKFSKICHHPNAFFIKNAYPQARDMVVHAFERFKNKCFEDIAYFEPNYLK, encoded by the coding sequence ATGACAAAAATTCTTTGCATAGAAACCTCTGGCATAAACTGCTCTGTAGCCATTTCGGAAGGGAGTTCTCTTCTGGCTGAAAAGGCTGAAAACAAGGGAAAATTCACGCACGCCGAAAGCCTGCACGTTTTCATAAATGAAGTTCTTAACTTGGCAAAGATTTCTATCAATGAACTTGACGCTATTGCCGTGAGTGGCGGACCTGGTTCTTACACAGGTTTGCGAATCGGTGTTTCAACAGCCAAAGGATTGTGTTTCGCTTTGGGAAGACCATTAATTGCGGTTCCTACACTGCAAACCTTAGCCTCACAAATAGCAGATAACCACCTGATTATACCTATGTTAGATGCACGACGTATGGAAGTGTACAGTGCTGTTTTTGATAAAAATTTCAATGAAATTGAAAAAACCGAAGCTAAAATTTTAGATGAAGACAGTTACGCAAACTGGCTCTCCAAAGGAAAAGTAATTTTCTTGGGTGATGGTGCCGAAAAATTCTCGAAAATTTGCCACCACCCCAACGCTTTTTTCATAAAAAACGCCTATCCGCAAGCGAGAGATATGGTCGTACACGCCTTTGAACGATTCAAAAACAAGTGTTTCGAAGACATCGCCTATTTCGAACCGAATTACCTAAAATGA
- the rlmN gene encoding 23S rRNA (adenine(2503)-C(2))-methyltransferase RlmN produces the protein MQEKKDIRALSKDELRQFFETNGDRAFRGNQVYDWLWSKGLHSFEAMTNLPKKTREMLENNFVINHIEVDVMQRSSDGTIKNAVRLHDGLLVESVLIPTETRTTACVSSQVGCSLNCTFCATARLKRMRNLLPDEIFDQVKVIDSQSRMFFGRPLSNIVFMGMGEPLMNYNNVLTAIEKITSEEGLGMSPKRITVSTSGIPKLIKKMADDEVKFKLAVSLHSAIDEVRTSIMPFNEKFPLTELRQALEYWYKKTKNKITYEYVVWKDINDKKKDVEALIKFCRFAPSKVNLIEYNPIDEGDFAQADSEAIDMYQRMLEEAGITVTVRRSRGKDIDAACGQLANKEAK, from the coding sequence ATGCAAGAGAAAAAGGACATACGTGCGTTAAGCAAGGACGAATTGCGTCAGTTTTTTGAAACCAACGGAGATAGAGCGTTTCGCGGAAATCAGGTATATGACTGGCTTTGGAGCAAGGGATTACATTCCTTTGAGGCGATGACTAATTTGCCTAAGAAAACAAGGGAAATGCTTGAAAATAACTTTGTTATCAATCATATTGAGGTAGATGTAATGCAACGCAGCTCGGACGGGACGATTAAAAATGCAGTGCGTTTGCACGACGGTTTGCTGGTAGAGTCTGTTTTGATTCCTACCGAAACTCGTACAACAGCCTGTGTATCAAGTCAAGTAGGTTGTAGCCTGAATTGTACTTTTTGTGCAACGGCTCGTTTAAAACGGATGCGGAACTTGCTACCTGATGAAATTTTTGACCAAGTAAAAGTTATTGACAGTCAGAGTCGTATGTTTTTTGGTCGTCCGCTTTCAAACATCGTTTTTATGGGAATGGGCGAACCCCTAATGAATTACAATAATGTGTTGACAGCCATTGAAAAAATAACTTCGGAAGAAGGGTTGGGAATGTCGCCCAAACGTATAACGGTTTCGACTTCGGGCATTCCCAAGCTAATAAAGAAAATGGCAGATGATGAGGTTAAATTCAAACTTGCTGTGTCGTTGCATTCCGCCATAGATGAAGTAAGGACTTCTATTATGCCTTTTAACGAGAAATTTCCGCTAACGGAACTGCGCCAGGCATTGGAGTATTGGTATAAAAAAACGAAGAACAAAATTACCTATGAGTACGTGGTTTGGAAGGATATTAACGACAAGAAAAAAGATGTAGAGGCATTGATAAAATTTTGCCGTTTTGCTCCTTCAAAAGTAAACCTTATAGAATATAACCCAATTGACGAGGGAGATTTTGCTCAGGCAGACAGTGAGGCAATTGATATGTACCAGCGTATGCTTGAAGAGGCGGGAATTACCGTAACAGTAAGGAGGTCAAGAGGAAAAGACATTGATGCGGCGTGTGGGCAGTTGGCAAACAAAGAGGCGAAATGA
- the rsmI gene encoding 16S rRNA (cytidine(1402)-2'-O)-methyltransferase: MGKLYLIPTPIGNLEDITLRALRLLKEVDFILAEDTRTSGKLLKHYEISTPMQSYHMHNEHQVVGHWVQRIKNGENIGLITDAGTPAISDPGFLLVRECVEQGVDVECLPGATAFVPALVNSALPNDRFVFEGFLPDKKGRQTRLSLLADEKKTMIFYVSPHKLLKNIADFISVFGKERKASISREITKLHEETQRGTLEELLQHYEKKTPKGEIVMIVEGKTTKEKRETSKE; the protein is encoded by the coding sequence ATGGGTAAACTTTACCTTATCCCCACCCCTATCGGAAATCTGGAAGACATCACTCTCAGGGCTTTACGGCTCTTGAAAGAGGTTGATTTCATTCTGGCGGAAGACACCCGAACAAGTGGTAAACTCCTGAAACACTACGAGATTTCTACCCCGATGCAAAGTTATCATATGCATAATGAGCATCAGGTGGTTGGGCATTGGGTACAACGAATCAAAAACGGAGAAAATATCGGTTTAATCACCGATGCAGGAACTCCTGCCATTTCCGACCCTGGCTTTTTGCTTGTCAGAGAGTGCGTTGAGCAAGGCGTTGATGTAGAATGCCTTCCGGGAGCTACTGCTTTTGTGCCAGCATTAGTTAACAGTGCTTTGCCAAATGACCGTTTTGTTTTTGAAGGCTTTCTGCCAGATAAAAAAGGAAGACAAACACGCTTATCTTTGCTTGCAGACGAGAAAAAAACAATGATTTTTTACGTTTCTCCACACAAGTTACTCAAAAATATTGCGGACTTTATTTCTGTTTTCGGAAAGGAAAGAAAGGCTTCTATCTCTCGGGAAATCACCAAATTACACGAAGAAACACAGCGAGGAACTCTTGAAGAATTATTACAACATTATGAAAAGAAGACTCCAAAAGGAGAAATTGTGATGATTGTTGAAGGGAAAACAACAAAGGAAAAAAGAGAAACTTCAAAAGAGTAA
- a CDS encoding YhcH/YjgK/YiaL family protein yields MILSDLSQSGRYEGLHPAFPKVFEYVKSHNLLNAELGKIEIDGEDVFIINSEPECLTKENQVLEYHQKYLDIHILLEGQETIGWKSLADCKQEKKPFDKENDYGLYDDKPTTYITLYPNQFAVVYPEDAHAPIIGQGKIRKLVVKIKVD; encoded by the coding sequence ATGATTCTATCCGATTTAAGTCAAAGTGGTCGTTATGAGGGTTTGCATCCTGCCTTCCCGAAAGTTTTCGAGTATGTAAAAAGTCATAATTTACTAAATGCCGAACTGGGAAAAATAGAAATTGACGGTGAAGATGTATTTATAATTAATTCAGAACCTGAATGCTTAACCAAAGAAAATCAGGTACTTGAGTATCATCAAAAATACTTGGACATTCATATTCTTCTTGAAGGTCAAGAAACCATCGGTTGGAAAAGTTTAGCTGATTGTAAGCAAGAAAAAAAGCCTTTTGATAAGGAGAACGATTATGGGCTTTATGACGACAAGCCAACAACTTACATTACTTTGTATCCGAATCAGTTTGCGGTTGTCTATCCTGAAGATGCACACGCCCCGATTATCGGTCAGGGGAAAATCCGTAAATTAGTGGTCAAAATCAAAGTAGATTAA
- a CDS encoding OmpA family protein — MKKTTLSLVAILSVGGYVSAQDLPANPAPGKCYVKCITKDEFREETETIQISPAYSKLEVVPAKYKTIEERVLVKEASKKLVYVPAVYETVEVPYEKKEQGTILKVVPAAFGNDVKTVEVFPKTSGWEYKHLDNCPSINKDACVTACFVERPARFESVNVVTLTKDAHTTETEIPAVSANFKRQVIKTPARVEEIEIPAEYATIKREVIDSPATTRKVEVPAEYKTVTKQVLVKQGGVTVWEEVDCKLLEPTLLPILYEYNSAKLTKASEKVIDDMLLPLLRGKNTSVEIMSHTDSRGNDQYNMSLSQQRANAVVNYLANKGIQRSRMIAKGYGESRLINRCANGVQCSEEEHHKNRRTEFRILGE, encoded by the coding sequence ATGAAAAAAACAACCTTAAGCTTAGTAGCTATTTTATCGGTTGGGGGCTATGTATCTGCCCAAGATTTACCGGCAAATCCTGCTCCAGGGAAATGTTACGTGAAATGTATCACTAAGGACGAATTCCGTGAAGAGACAGAAACTATCCAAATTTCTCCTGCGTACAGCAAGTTAGAGGTAGTTCCTGCCAAGTACAAAACCATCGAGGAGCGTGTTCTTGTAAAAGAAGCAAGCAAAAAGTTGGTTTATGTACCTGCTGTTTATGAAACAGTTGAGGTTCCTTACGAGAAAAAAGAACAAGGAACTATTCTGAAAGTTGTTCCTGCTGCTTTTGGAAATGATGTGAAAACCGTTGAGGTTTTCCCTAAAACTTCAGGATGGGAATACAAACATCTTGATAATTGTCCGTCAATTAACAAAGATGCTTGTGTTACGGCGTGTTTTGTTGAAAGACCAGCTCGTTTTGAAAGCGTTAATGTTGTAACCTTAACAAAAGACGCTCATACAACTGAAACTGAAATTCCTGCTGTATCGGCAAACTTCAAACGTCAAGTAATCAAAACTCCTGCCCGTGTTGAGGAAATTGAAATCCCTGCTGAGTACGCTACTATTAAGCGTGAGGTAATTGATTCACCTGCAACAACTCGTAAAGTAGAAGTTCCTGCCGAGTACAAAACTGTAACTAAACAAGTTTTGGTTAAACAAGGAGGAGTTACCGTTTGGGAAGAAGTTGATTGTAAATTGTTAGAACCAACTTTGTTACCTATCCTTTATGAGTACAATAGTGCTAAATTAACAAAAGCTTCTGAAAAAGTTATCGACGATATGTTGTTACCTTTACTAAGAGGCAAAAACACAAGTGTGGAAATTATGTCACACACGGACTCAAGAGGAAACGACCAGTACAATATGTCTCTTTCTCAACAAAGAGCAAACGCTGTTGTTAACTATTTAGCTAACAAAGGTATCCAACGTTCAAGAATGATTGCAAAAGGATACGGAGAGTCTCGCTTAATCAACAGATGTGCTAACGGAGTTCAATGTTCAGAAGAAGAACACCACAAAAACCGCAGAACAGAATTCAGAATTCTTGGAGAATAA
- a CDS encoding TonB-dependent receptor: MKRVYLLLLFSLFITSLFGQYSISGKVIDCQTNKSISNVSVEIQGIEKQVFSDKNGNFIFNNMPKGKYILYLAKDGFKGTFTSIHLTEKTNNLTLSICRDKDIEIGEVIVTATRTPKNLKNVPITVQVITSEEIRKSQATDFQNFLETEFSGINFTYDGGMPNINMMGFGGKYVLFLMNGERMAGETFDNIDYDRIDLDNIERIEIIKGASSSLYGSNALGGVINIITKDAQNPIDITASYLYDTNQDHKINLSLGTRQKWGSLGVASFYKQREPYMLTDTSPLQRIYADGTVKETELSQMNVAGFTNYGASPKLKFNIIPQKMSLELTPSYYFSERNSGTQAAEKVRDHYHNYTMGAKTDFSFDENKTLSLSGAFDQYDKSNYYRLLNEREKNYENIIWRVAAQYNQIINKKHTFVAGGEVFSDKLLSFRFNSKGTETTESAKNYTLFAQQDWVFSPRFTLVTGVRMDYHSFFKEHFTYRLSGMYKVNDLTFRLGYSTGFRSPTLKELYTNWFHPWGGGFQIMGNKNLKPESNNNINFSVDYNTKKWNITAMTQVSVMKDKIDNDWNSSRDTIQYTNFSGKTRIIGSELSATYRLSKSFKIKGSYSYYNAEKRKSTNRPHTFTFKAEYIPKSEAKYIPNVILSGKHVSSSKLFGLDSDDQEFHIPYEGYTIWRLQTSIRLPYYFTLNAGINNLFDYVTKTTSFYSSISPGRTYFIGLKWSLY, translated from the coding sequence ATGAAACGAGTTTATTTATTACTTCTATTTTCTTTATTTATTACCAGTTTGTTCGGGCAATATTCTATTTCAGGGAAAGTGATTGATTGCCAAACGAATAAAAGCATTTCAAATGTTTCCGTAGAAATACAAGGCATTGAAAAACAAGTCTTTTCTGATAAAAACGGAAACTTCATTTTCAATAATATGCCCAAAGGAAAGTACATTCTTTACTTGGCTAAAGATGGCTTTAAGGGTACTTTTACTTCAATTCATCTGACAGAAAAAACCAATAACCTGACGCTTTCCATTTGCAGGGATAAAGACATCGAAATCGGTGAGGTTATCGTTACGGCTACCCGAACGCCCAAAAATCTTAAAAATGTTCCTATTACGGTTCAGGTGATTACTTCTGAGGAAATCAGAAAATCGCAAGCAACTGATTTTCAGAACTTCTTGGAAACCGAATTTTCAGGAATTAATTTCACATATGACGGCGGAATGCCCAATATCAATATGATGGGATTTGGCGGAAAGTACGTTCTTTTCCTGATGAACGGAGAGCGAATGGCTGGCGAAACGTTCGATAATATTGATTATGACCGCATTGACCTCGATAATATTGAACGAATTGAAATTATTAAAGGAGCTTCATCATCCTTGTATGGCTCAAATGCCTTGGGAGGAGTTATAAATATCATTACCAAAGACGCACAAAACCCAATTGATATCACGGCAAGTTATCTTTATGATACAAATCAAGACCATAAAATTAACCTTTCGTTAGGGACAAGGCAAAAGTGGGGAAGTTTGGGCGTGGCTTCTTTTTACAAACAGCGAGAGCCTTATATGCTGACAGATACAAGCCCTTTGCAAAGAATTTATGCTGACGGAACTGTCAAGGAAACAGAATTATCTCAAATGAACGTAGCCGGATTTACCAATTACGGTGCTTCTCCGAAGTTGAAATTTAATATTATTCCGCAGAAAATGAGTCTTGAACTTACGCCAAGCTACTACTTTAGTGAAAGAAATAGCGGAACGCAAGCAGCCGAAAAAGTGCGAGACCATTATCACAATTACACAATGGGAGCAAAAACGGATTTCTCCTTTGATGAAAATAAAACGCTCAGTCTGTCAGGAGCTTTTGACCAATATGATAAATCAAATTATTACAGATTACTCAATGAGAGAGAAAAAAATTACGAAAATATCATTTGGCGAGTTGCGGCTCAGTACAACCAAATTATAAATAAAAAACATACGTTTGTTGCTGGCGGTGAGGTGTTTTCGGATAAATTGCTCAGTTTCCGATTTAATAGCAAAGGAACAGAAACTACCGAAAGTGCCAAGAATTACACTTTGTTTGCACAACAGGATTGGGTTTTCAGTCCGCGTTTTACGTTGGTTACAGGCGTTCGTATGGATTATCATTCTTTCTTTAAGGAACATTTCACGTATCGCCTTTCGGGAATGTACAAAGTGAACGATTTAACTTTTAGGTTGGGTTACTCTACCGGATTTCGTTCGCCAACTCTTAAAGAATTATATACCAATTGGTTTCATCCGTGGGGAGGAGGTTTCCAGATAATGGGCAACAAAAACCTAAAACCCGAAAGTAATAACAATATCAATTTTTCGGTAGATTACAACACAAAGAAATGGAACATAACCGCAATGACGCAAGTTTCCGTAATGAAGGATAAAATTGATAACGACTGGAACAGTTCCCGCGATACGATTCAATATACCAACTTTAGTGGGAAAACTCGCATCATAGGTTCGGAACTTTCGGCAACGTATCGATTGAGTAAATCATTCAAAATCAAGGGTTCGTATTCCTATTACAATGCCGAGAAAAGAAAATCAACCAACCGACCACACACATTTACTTTCAAGGCGGAATACATACCAAAATCGGAAGCAAAATATATTCCTAACGTTATTTTGAGCGGAAAACACGTTAGCTCTTCCAAATTATTCGGTCTTGATAGTGATGACCAAGAATTTCATATCCCTTACGAAGGTTACACGATATGGCGACTGCAAACCTCCATACGATTGCCTTACTATTTCACGCTCAATGCTGGAATAAATAATTTATTTGATTACGTTACCAAAACGACGAGCTTCTATTCGAGTATTTCGCCGGGGAGAACGTATTTTATTGGGCTGAAATGGTCTCTTTATTAG